A genomic region of Lysinibacillus sp. 2017 contains the following coding sequences:
- the pglX gene encoding BREX-1 system adenine-specific DNA-methyltransferase PglX: MNKSALKSFATEARLELLEKIQLQARKLGITPDAIQQASLESSDAIYIDSKQLLDVERKQRNKLIARINEIGYDRVMEEAAYTWFNRFIALRYMEVNDYLPTKVRVLSSVNPDSTEPDMFKEALNLDLPIDKELVYNLKIENEMDELFKYLIKIHCNDLNRYMPFMFETIEGYTEVLFPEGLLGTDTFVRKMTDVCAIPEEDWTKVEIVGWLYQFYNTELNEIVYDGEMSKKRVPKELLPAATQLFTPEWAVKYMVENSLGRYWLEKNPDPILQEGFQYYLQQHETESNFDLVGDLASASINLEHIKVIDPCMGSGHILVYAFDVLMKIYESKGYVPREAASLILKNNLFGLEIDDRAYQIACFAVMMKARKYNRRIFRENIELNLCTIVDSNVLVNEDFSRIIDEKQLDKVNYLVKVFENAKEYGSILNLEYDNYDELATFITQLGTSDNYDIFNYQKISDMQVLLPKLIKQAKIMSQKYEIVITNPPYLGSSRMSPLLDNYVKEYYPETKSDLSIVMFEKSLKSYLQTDGYISFITTTSWMFLKSFEKFRSELLKNVAFTSLVDFGTELFDGKVGHNPIVSWINKKSAPRNKMIAVRLVDYCYSKRYQKETEFFNLANRSYPNPKSFGKIIGSPIAYWFTNNIFDIFADNSNIGKVSYVKKGMFTGDNNKFIRFWYETSVNSIGFNLKSLESAFESKKKWFPTKKGGGYRKWYGNDTEIVAMDKSSYEEIENAKGHRSPMLYFKPSISWSSVTSGDFSCRYSDYGYINNTASMSLFYKEMDIEILLAILNSKLVFPFLNQLSPTLNYTAGDIERIPLIEIDRYNKEIIKKIVTENLRISKKDWDAFENSWDFKKHSLLNSESIQLAYEKWENDCENRFHQLKENEELLNKLLIELYELQDELSPNVAERDVTISKANLEKDIKSFISYAVGCFLGRYSLKEEGLIYAGGNFDVTRYKADMVDEDNIIPVLSGAHFKDDIVSKFIDFIRVVYNIEIIEENLNFVADALGRKKNETAQETIRRYFLNDFYKDHIQTYKKRPIYWLFTSGKEKAFNCLIYMHRYDKTTLSRIRTDYVHEVQNRMDAERTDLLNIINGDSTVKEIAAAKKELKSLEKKIDELKKYDELLHHMADQQIEIDLDEGVKHNYELFKGLVAPIK, encoded by the coding sequence ATGAATAAATCGGCTTTAAAGAGCTTTGCAACAGAAGCACGCCTCGAACTACTTGAAAAAATTCAGCTACAAGCACGAAAGCTAGGAATTACGCCTGATGCGATTCAACAAGCATCATTAGAAAGCTCGGATGCCATCTATATTGATAGCAAACAGCTTTTAGATGTTGAACGTAAACAACGTAATAAATTAATTGCACGTATTAACGAAATTGGCTATGACCGCGTCATGGAAGAGGCTGCTTATACATGGTTTAACCGCTTCATCGCACTGCGTTATATGGAAGTGAATGATTACTTACCAACAAAGGTACGTGTACTTTCTTCAGTGAATCCAGATAGTACAGAGCCAGATATGTTTAAAGAAGCATTGAATTTGGATTTACCGATTGATAAAGAGCTTGTGTATAACTTGAAAATTGAAAACGAAATGGATGAGCTTTTCAAATATCTAATCAAAATACATTGCAATGATCTGAATCGCTATATGCCGTTTATGTTTGAGACGATTGAAGGGTATACGGAAGTATTATTTCCTGAAGGTCTTCTAGGAACAGATACATTTGTACGAAAAATGACAGATGTATGTGCTATTCCAGAAGAAGATTGGACAAAGGTTGAAATAGTTGGTTGGTTGTATCAATTTTACAATACCGAATTAAATGAAATTGTATATGATGGTGAAATGTCAAAAAAGCGAGTACCGAAAGAGTTATTACCTGCTGCAACGCAACTATTTACTCCAGAATGGGCAGTTAAATATATGGTAGAAAATTCTTTAGGAAGGTATTGGTTAGAGAAAAACCCAGACCCTATATTGCAAGAAGGATTTCAATATTATCTTCAGCAACATGAAACAGAATCAAATTTCGATTTAGTTGGAGATTTAGCTAGTGCCTCTATAAATCTCGAACATATAAAAGTTATAGATCCTTGTATGGGAAGTGGCCATATTCTTGTATATGCGTTCGATGTTTTAATGAAAATATATGAATCAAAAGGGTACGTTCCAAGAGAAGCAGCAAGTTTAATTTTGAAAAATAATCTATTTGGACTAGAAATAGATGATAGAGCTTATCAAATAGCTTGCTTTGCAGTTATGATGAAAGCTAGAAAATATAATAGACGCATTTTTAGAGAAAATATAGAGTTAAATTTATGTACAATTGTTGATAGTAATGTGCTGGTAAACGAAGATTTTTCACGAATTATAGATGAAAAACAGTTAGATAAAGTTAATTATCTAGTAAAGGTATTTGAAAATGCTAAAGAATATGGTTCTATTTTGAACCTTGAATATGATAATTATGATGAACTAGCAACATTTATAACACAATTAGGGACTAGTGATAATTATGATATCTTTAATTATCAAAAAATTAGTGACATGCAAGTTTTGTTACCAAAGTTAATTAAGCAAGCAAAAATTATGTCACAAAAATACGAAATAGTTATCACGAATCCACCTTATTTAGGTAGTTCAAGAATGAGTCCTTTATTGGATAATTATGTGAAAGAGTATTATCCAGAAACTAAGTCTGATTTATCTATCGTTATGTTTGAGAAATCACTTAAAAGCTATTTACAAACAGATGGTTATATATCTTTTATTACTACAACTTCTTGGATGTTCTTGAAAAGCTTTGAAAAATTTAGATCTGAACTATTAAAAAATGTTGCATTTACTTCTCTTGTTGATTTTGGTACAGAGTTGTTTGATGGGAAAGTAGGACATAATCCCATTGTTTCATGGATTAATAAAAAATCGGCTCCTAGAAACAAAATGATAGCCGTTAGATTAGTAGACTACTGCTATAGCAAACGTTATCAAAAGGAAACGGAGTTTTTTAATTTAGCAAACCGAAGCTATCCTAACCCGAAGAGCTTCGGTAAAATTATAGGTAGTCCGATAGCATATTGGTTTACAAACAATATTTTTGATATTTTTGCGGATAACAGTAATATCGGAAAAGTTTCATATGTGAAAAAAGGTATGTTTACGGGAGATAATAATAAATTTATTCGTTTTTGGTATGAGACTAGTGTAAATTCTATTGGATTTAATTTAAAATCATTAGAATCAGCATTTGAAAGTAAGAAAAAATGGTTCCCTACGAAAAAAGGGGGGGGATACAGAAAATGGTACGGAAATGATACTGAGATAGTAGCAATGGATAAGAGTAGTTATGAAGAGATAGAAAATGCTAAAGGTCATAGGTCTCCCATGCTTTATTTTAAACCTTCTATTAGTTGGAGTAGTGTTACATCAGGTGATTTTTCTTGTAGGTATTCAGATTATGGATATATTAATAATACAGCTAGTATGTCACTTTTTTACAAAGAAATGGATATAGAAATTCTTCTTGCAATATTAAATTCTAAATTAGTTTTTCCCTTTTTAAATCAATTGAGTCCTACTTTAAATTATACTGCAGGGGACATAGAGAGAATACCGTTAATTGAAATTGACCGATATAATAAAGAAATAATAAAGAAAATTGTTACTGAAAATTTAAGAATCTCCAAAAAAGATTGGGATGCTTTTGAAAATTCATGGGATTTTAAAAAGCATTCTTTATTGAATAGTGAATCGATACAATTAGCATATGAAAAGTGGGAAAATGACTGTGAAAATAGATTTCATCAATTAAAAGAAAATGAAGAATTGTTGAATAAATTACTTATTGAACTTTATGAGCTACAGGATGAACTTTCACCAAATGTGGCAGAAAGAGATGTAACAATTAGCAAAGCCAATTTAGAAAAGGATATTAAAAGCTTTATTTCTTACGCAGTTGGTTGTTTTTTAGGGCGTTATTCGCTTAAAGAAGAAGGGTTGATTTATGCTGGTGGGAATTTTGATGTGACTCGATATAAAGCGGATATGGTGGATGAAGATAATATTATTCCAGTCTTATCGGGAGCTCATTTTAAAGATGATATTGTGTCAAAGTTTATTGATTTTATTCGGGTTGTATATAATATAGAGATAATTGAAGAAAACCTTAACTTTGTAGCGGATGCTCTTGGACGAAAGAAAAATGAAACGGCACAAGAAACGATTCGTCGTTATTTCTTAAATGATTTCTACAAAGACCATATCCAAACTTACAAAAAACGCCCTATCTATTGGCTCTTCACATCAGGCAAAGAAAAAGCGTTTAACTGTTTAATTTACATGCATCGCTATGATAAAACAACCTTATCTCGTATCCGTACCGACTATGTACATGAGGTACAAAATCGAATGGATGCAGAGAGAACGGATTTATTGAATATCATTAATGGTGATTCAACTGTTAAAGAAATTGCAGCTGCAAAGAAAGAATTAAAATCGCTAGAAAAGAAAATTGATGAATTGAAAAAATATGATGAGTTATTGCATCATATGGCAGATCAGCAAATTGAGATTGATTTAGATGAAGGTGTGAAGCATAATTATGAGCTGTTTAAAGGGTTAGTAGCTCCTATTAAATAG
- the brxC gene encoding BREX system P-loop protein BrxC, which yields MILKDMFLKSIERDIRGVIKVAQTNDKDIFNELDEYVVTQELHKHFSKFYDNYQRGIVGETDKMGVWISGFFGSGKSHFLKILAYLLENRMVENEYPVNLFAEKIKDPLVYANMKKAADIETEVVLFNIDSKSSLDNKSKEDAILRVFMKVFYEHRGYYGDIPGVAEMEKYLDRQGQFEAFKQEFQLLVGESWEERRSTFYFDQDFVIEALGKVINLSEASARKWIEEKVDDFKMDIQTFAKDVKEYIDSKGPNFHLVFLVDEIGQYIGDNRNLMLNLQTLTEDLGTYAEGKVWVMVTSQESIDSIIKVKGDDFSRIQGRFDTRLSLSSISVDEVIKKRILEKFPHVTDKLKAIYPEKSAILKNLISFRESTADLRGYDNEQEYAEVYPFIPYQFKLLQNVFEQVRKHGSSGKHLSEGERSMLSAFKEAALYYKEAEEGTLIPFYAFYDTIKEFLNPAISRVIEGSKENPALKDDEFNIDLLKVLFMIKYVKELPATIDNIATLMVTNIDEDKLKLKEKIKSSLRKLITETLIQKNGDYYVFLTDDEQDINREIKQVTIDEDVLKRELANTIFLDLYDEKRFNYSKHYSFSFNQKMDEKNYGNQTAIIGVQIISPLSDDYQKSQQELMLLTSGSGEMLIKLGANDSYVEEMEEALKIEDYRKKKNPLQQPENIQNILNNKQVEVKDRKRRVRDLLTEAIKDAEFYIYGEKVEIKGSSVKEKINAAFKVLVDNVFIKLGYIQEHLDSEKDLVALLNTDNGQLSLDDSVVAKPNQEAKREVFEFVDLQEQLKKQITVKKIYERYQGKTYGWKLLDIAALIAELLIEQRIRIRYNSEYIEPAKDTNKIITALVKSSESEKAIVVKRTKVDEALIRTAKSICKDVFNTTNLADDEDGLLKDIQGLIDTQISEIKGYKARYEGRKYPGMSLLNKGLEYFQQFDAKLDSVSFFEKLKELEDNLLDWEEDIAYVKSFFETNQKELFEKGLAAFKKYEENKSYLFGEEIEQPMQQLQVILNDPIPYTKIKEIPELTNALNIIFNKVLAEKIAFAKEKVQLDYDEVSLLSRQYGVSTETKQKVEAYFIKLLADIAAFADIYKVDATISQSASLKDRMSRIINQDIAQEAKRKAEQQPIIGGESNVPPVEEPVVQKESVKVTKLVPMKTLATEQDVDQYISTLSAKLKQIIKSNKQIEFIE from the coding sequence ATGATTTTAAAGGACATGTTTTTAAAGAGTATTGAGCGTGATATCCGTGGTGTTATTAAAGTAGCACAAACGAATGATAAGGATATTTTTAACGAGTTAGATGAGTATGTAGTGACACAAGAATTACATAAGCATTTTTCGAAGTTTTATGATAACTACCAACGAGGAATTGTTGGGGAAACAGATAAGATGGGTGTTTGGATTAGTGGGTTCTTTGGTTCAGGTAAATCACATTTCTTAAAGATTTTAGCGTATCTATTAGAAAATCGTATGGTAGAAAATGAATACCCTGTAAATTTATTTGCAGAAAAGATTAAAGATCCTCTTGTGTATGCCAACATGAAAAAAGCAGCAGATATTGAAACAGAAGTTGTTTTATTCAATATTGATTCAAAAAGTTCTTTAGATAACAAATCAAAAGAAGATGCGATTTTACGTGTGTTTATGAAAGTGTTTTATGAGCATCGTGGTTATTACGGAGATATTCCAGGTGTTGCTGAAATGGAGAAATATCTTGATAGACAAGGACAATTTGAAGCATTCAAGCAGGAGTTCCAATTGCTTGTAGGCGAAAGCTGGGAAGAACGCCGCAGCACGTTCTATTTTGATCAAGACTTTGTTATTGAAGCTTTAGGAAAAGTGATTAACCTTTCAGAAGCGTCTGCACGCAAATGGATTGAAGAAAAAGTAGATGATTTTAAAATGGATATTCAAACATTTGCTAAGGATGTGAAGGAATATATAGATTCAAAGGGTCCAAATTTCCATTTAGTATTTTTAGTAGATGAAATTGGTCAATATATTGGCGACAACCGTAATTTAATGCTTAATTTGCAAACGCTAACAGAAGATTTAGGTACCTATGCTGAAGGAAAAGTATGGGTTATGGTTACTTCTCAGGAAAGCATTGATTCGATCATTAAAGTAAAAGGTGATGACTTCTCACGTATTCAAGGACGTTTTGATACTCGTTTGTCCTTATCTTCGATTTCAGTCGATGAAGTAATTAAAAAACGTATTTTAGAGAAGTTTCCGCATGTAACAGATAAATTAAAGGCCATTTATCCAGAGAAAAGTGCAATATTAAAAAATCTAATTAGCTTCCGTGAAAGCACAGCTGATTTAAGAGGCTATGATAACGAACAAGAATATGCGGAAGTGTATCCATTTATTCCGTATCAATTTAAACTACTTCAAAACGTATTCGAGCAAGTACGTAAGCATGGCTCATCAGGTAAGCATTTATCTGAAGGTGAACGTTCAATGCTATCCGCCTTTAAGGAAGCTGCACTTTATTACAAAGAAGCAGAAGAAGGTACTTTAATTCCGTTTTATGCATTTTATGACACGATTAAAGAATTTTTAAACCCAGCGATTTCACGTGTAATCGAAGGGTCAAAAGAAAATCCAGCGTTAAAAGATGATGAATTTAATATCGATTTATTAAAAGTCCTATTCATGATTAAGTACGTGAAAGAGCTGCCAGCTACGATTGATAATATCGCAACATTGATGGTAACAAACATCGACGAAGACAAGTTAAAGTTAAAAGAAAAAATTAAATCATCACTTCGTAAACTGATTACCGAAACATTAATTCAGAAAAACGGTGACTACTATGTGTTCTTAACAGATGATGAGCAAGATATTAACCGTGAAATTAAGCAAGTGACTATCGATGAGGATGTATTAAAACGTGAGTTAGCAAATACGATATTCCTCGACCTTTATGATGAAAAACGTTTCAATTATTCGAAACACTATTCCTTCTCATTCAATCAAAAGATGGATGAAAAAAATTATGGCAACCAAACGGCGATAATTGGCGTGCAAATTATTTCTCCATTATCGGATGATTATCAAAAATCACAGCAGGAGCTAATGCTGCTTACATCTGGCAGTGGAGAAATGCTTATTAAGTTAGGTGCAAATGATTCTTATGTAGAAGAAATGGAAGAAGCCTTAAAAATTGAGGACTATCGTAAAAAGAAAAATCCGTTACAGCAACCAGAAAACATTCAAAACATTTTAAATAATAAGCAGGTCGAAGTAAAGGACCGTAAACGCCGAGTAAGAGATTTACTAACAGAGGCAATTAAGGATGCAGAGTTCTACATTTACGGAGAAAAGGTAGAAATTAAAGGCTCTTCTGTAAAAGAAAAAATCAATGCTGCATTTAAAGTACTAGTAGATAACGTCTTTATTAAATTAGGCTATATTCAAGAGCATTTAGATAGCGAAAAAGATTTAGTTGCTTTGTTAAATACGGATAACGGTCAATTGTCTTTGGATGATTCCGTTGTGGCAAAGCCTAATCAAGAAGCAAAGCGTGAAGTATTTGAATTTGTTGATTTGCAAGAGCAGCTTAAAAAACAGATTACAGTAAAGAAAATATATGAACGTTATCAAGGTAAAACGTATGGATGGAAGCTGTTAGATATCGCTGCACTTATTGCTGAGTTGCTAATAGAGCAACGCATCCGTATTCGCTACAATTCTGAATATATTGAGCCAGCAAAAGATACAAATAAAATCATAACAGCTTTAGTCAAGTCGTCAGAGTCAGAAAAAGCGATTGTTGTCAAACGTACTAAAGTAGATGAAGCATTAATTCGAACTGCTAAAAGTATTTGTAAGGACGTGTTTAATACAACGAACTTAGCAGATGATGAGGATGGCTTACTAAAAGACATTCAGGGCTTAATAGATACGCAAATCAGTGAAATTAAAGGCTACAAGGCTCGTTATGAAGGACGTAAATATCCAGGGATGAGCCTATTAAATAAAGGGCTAGAGTATTTCCAGCAGTTTGATGCCAAATTAGATAGCGTTTCCTTCTTTGAAAAGCTAAAAGAGCTAGAGGATAACTTGTTAGATTGGGAAGAGGACATTGCTTATGTAAAGAGCTTCTTTGAAACGAATCAAAAAGAATTATTTGAAAAAGGCTTAGCGGCATTTAAAAAATACGAGGAAAATAAATCGTACCTATTTGGTGAAGAAATTGAGCAGCCAATGCAGCAGCTACAGGTGATATTGAATGATCCGATTCCATATACGAAAATTAAAGAAATTCCAGAGCTAACAAATGCTCTAAATATCATATTTAATAAAGTATTAGCAGAAAAAATCGCCTTTGCAAAAGAAAAAGTGCAACTAGATTACGATGAGGTATCACTATTATCCCGACAATATGGCGTATCTACTGAAACAAAGCAAAAGGTTGAAGCTTATTTTATTAAGCTATTAGCTGATATTGCAGCATTTGCAGACATTTATAAGGTGGATGCAACGATTTCTCAAAGTGCTAGCTTGAAGGACAGAATGAGCCGCATCATCAATCAAGATATAGCACAGGAAGCAAAGCGTAAAGCAGAGCAGCAGCCTATAATCGGTGGAGAATCAAATGTCCCACCAGTAGAAGAACCAGTTGTTCAAAAAGAATCTGTAAAAGTGACGAAATTAGTTCCAATGAAAACACTTGCGACGGAACAGGATGTGGATCAATATATTTCAACGCTTTCTGCAAAATTAAAGCAAATTATCAAATCAAATAAACAAATTGAGTTTATTGAGTAA
- a CDS encoding DUF1788 domain-containing protein, with product MVNFNERLDKIIPKLKEDKFIEGRGLGNEISFYVFDYEPVYELEMRDYIQHIKKEFDYDGSTRQILEVDLYKTLLEIAKDKKIDKRIFQMEEKQGKEMLFKAMTTFAKPEIFLNKIKEKLDEHNVIFLTGVGKVYPFVRSHNILNNLQEILDKTPVVMFFPGQYDGQSLQLFSKFKDDNYYRAFRLID from the coding sequence ATGGTTAATTTTAATGAGCGACTGGACAAAATTATTCCAAAGCTAAAGGAAGACAAGTTTATTGAAGGTAGAGGTCTAGGCAACGAAATTAGCTTCTATGTATTTGATTACGAACCTGTTTATGAGCTTGAAATGAGAGATTATATACAGCACATCAAAAAAGAGTTCGACTATGATGGCTCAACACGCCAAATTTTAGAGGTCGATTTATATAAAACACTTCTTGAAATAGCAAAAGATAAAAAGATAGATAAACGTATTTTTCAAATGGAAGAAAAGCAAGGCAAGGAAATGCTGTTTAAAGCAATGACGACCTTTGCGAAGCCTGAAATCTTCCTAAATAAGATCAAAGAAAAATTAGACGAACATAATGTGATTTTCCTTACAGGTGTAGGGAAGGTGTATCCGTTCGTTCGTTCTCATAACATTTTGAACAACCTACAAGAAATTTTAGATAAAACACCAGTTGTTATGTTTTTCCCAGGTCAATATGATGGGCAATCCTTACAGCTATTTAGCAAATTTAAAGATGACAACTATTACCGAGCATTTCGATTAATTGATTAG
- a CDS encoding DUF1819 family protein has protein sequence MTMDIEYSSVLTGAGFMLYEVKQVAILKQQGYSDKEIGYKVLEENIFQYEKLSSVKRAMPYILKRVDLLDELLLQLLIDEPYEVGKVINLYAIMKFDRLFYEFMQEVVAEKLNNNDYFLDKVDVNVFFAAKMEQSEFMAGWSGTTVAKLKQVFKKILLNAGLLKDLKSNELNRLYIDERIKIHLNHLGDAKYVQAMGEAGGYHG, from the coding sequence ATGACAATGGATATAGAATATTCTTCTGTCTTAACAGGTGCTGGATTTATGCTTTACGAGGTGAAGCAAGTAGCAATATTAAAGCAACAAGGTTATTCGGATAAAGAAATTGGATATAAAGTTTTAGAGGAAAACATTTTTCAATATGAAAAGCTATCAAGTGTTAAAAGAGCAATGCCGTATATTTTAAAGCGAGTGGACTTACTAGACGAATTACTACTGCAATTATTGATTGATGAACCGTATGAGGTGGGGAAAGTGATCAACCTTTATGCCATCATGAAATTTGATCGTCTTTTTTATGAATTCATGCAGGAAGTCGTAGCTGAAAAGTTAAACAACAATGATTATTTCCTTGATAAGGTCGATGTGAATGTATTTTTTGCGGCAAAGATGGAGCAAAGTGAATTTATGGCTGGTTGGTCGGGTACAACAGTAGCGAAACTTAAACAGGTGTTCAAAAAAATCTTGTTAAATGCAGGTCTACTAAAAGATTTAAAATCCAATGAGTTAAACCGTTTGTATATCGATGAGCGTATAAAAATTCATCTGAATCATCTTGGTGATGCTAAGTATGTACAAGCAATGGGAGAAGCAGGGGGCTATCATGGTTAA
- a CDS encoding TIGR04540 family protein codes for MFQLVVKRFYRTQRDLAKAINELVDAYWQEAVTEEELISDVHSMYLNNSDKLMKDGVFTKIVQQQCGKRRLSLIKKIVEIDK; via the coding sequence GTGTTTCAGTTGGTTGTAAAACGTTTTTATCGTACACAACGTGATTTAGCAAAGGCTATAAATGAATTAGTAGATGCTTATTGGCAAGAGGCGGTAACTGAAGAAGAACTTATTTCAGATGTACATAGTATGTATTTAAATAACTCTGACAAGCTAATGAAGGATGGGGTTTTTACAAAAATTGTTCAGCAGCAATGTGGAAAAAGAAGACTTTCATTAATTAAGAAAATTGTGGAAATTGATAAGTGA